A stretch of DNA from Chionomys nivalis chromosome 14, mChiNiv1.1, whole genome shotgun sequence:
AAAACTTTACCCCTTGAtttacttttcattgtttttaatcttattttctcAGTTGGCGTTGGCATGGAAATTATCAACAATCTTTCTAGCAAGACCGGAGAGGAAGAGAACATGGAGCTGGACCTGAATGACAGCACCTATGAAGAGGAGACCCTTTCAGATCACTATGTCATACTCAATAACCTAGGCAAAGGGGCCTTTGCTGAGGTGAAGCTGGCTTGCCACCTCCTCACAAATATGAATGTCGCAGTTAAAATCCTTGCGAATGATCAGGAGAGTGATGATAATAATAGGAGAGAACTCAACATCATGAAAGAGCTGGACCACCCGTACATAATAAAGCTCTTCCACATCATCGACAGCAAAGACCATACCTATATGGTGTTGGAGTTTGCTGCTCATGGCGCTCTGGTCAAGCACATTGAGGAGGGTGGCCCTCTTCAGCAGAAACAGGCCCAACACATCTTCTGCCAGATTGTGTGTGCAGTGCATTACTGCCACGATAATGACATCGCCCACAGGGACATCAAGCTAGATAACATCCTGCTTGATGGCAAAGGAAACATCAAACTGTGTGACTTTGGCATGGCCATCAGAGTCAGCTCTGGGCAGATGTGCAAGGGATTCTGTGGCACGATTGAATACTGTGCTCCAGAGCTATTCAACGACACCGATTATGATGCAAAGGCAGTTGACATCTGGAGCATGGCAGTGGTTTTGTATGTAATGTTGACAGCGAGTTTCCCATTCAAAGCAAAGACCtatccagaaatggaggagaagatgCTGAATCCCACGTACTACATTCCTTACACACTTTCTCAAAATGTTTTGCTTGTGCACCTCATTATGCGCTCgttcactgtgaaccctgagcaGAGGCCCACAATATATGACATTAGGCAGCACCAGTGGATCAGAGACAGGGAAGAATTTTGGAAACTCCCATCATCCTCAGAGACATTATGTAACAAACCAAATCCCAGCATTGTGCTGGCTATGTGGCGTTTGGGCTACCATCCCACGGATATTAGTGATTGTCTACATGAGAAAAAATTCAATAACATCATGGCCACATACCTAATTTTAAACCATGAGTCAGCCCAGGACCACATTAAATCTGCCACTAAGCCTTTGCAAGCCTGTGTCACTGTGTCATCAACAGATGCTCTCAAGTCCCTTTCTCCTAAGAGGAGAATGAGTGAGCCTGCCCTTCATACCTTTGCCCTGCTGGCTGAACATCAGGGGCATGATGAGAAGTGTTCAAGCAAGCAGGGGAGCAGAAGCCTGAGCATGCCTGCCACCTTATGCTGCCTGATGAAGGAGGACAACCCTCCCCACCCAGTACCCACGTGTGCTCCTGAGGTTACTCCTCTCCTGAGCAGAAGTTTGGCAGTACGTAGCATGGTTTGCAACGAGTGGTCCTCAAGATGCCCATTCTCTGAGTGCATTTCTTCTGCACAGTTTTTGTCCTGTGAGAAGCCCCAGGAAGTGAGCACCCCAAAGAATAGCTCAGATATTCAGAGTACACCCTCTGTAAGGGAGACACCTGAGGGTATGAGCACCACTGAAACCCATGTCACTCAGAGATCTTCCCTTCAGACAACATCCAAGAAGAACATAAAATGTGTCCTTCCTGAAGATGTAAGTGCAGCCTCTGCCAGCAGTCTGTccaaaggctggaagagggttAAGAAGAGAATTGGGAATTGTGTGAGATTTCTGTGCTGCTGTCTGCCACTCTCACGAAAAAGCCATGtttctcagaaggaagaggcatcactggaaggagagagcattgcaggtgcacacacacagctaaatGAGGTGCCCAAAATGCACGTCAGTGTTTATTAATCTACATGTTTTTCTAATGTCCTTTGTGACCATCACATGATAGTGTAGGTAAATTaggaaatcttattttaaaaggaaCTTTATAAAACAGCACCACCACCTTTAACCCAAAAGTTTAAGCTAAATTAGACAATAGTGGATGAGAAGGAGAGGCTGTAGAGGCAGCCAAGTAGTGTTggctaaaggaagaaagaattataTGGGATCAAAGGCCAAGGGAAGAAAACTAAAAGACCAGGAAAGAGTATGAGAAGAAGAAACCACCAGAAAACAGATTATGCAGGATATAAGAGTCAAGATTCTGAAGTATATAATTCAAAGTTCTTAAGGCTGTGCTTTCtatatgtcattattattttacatattgagtCACTGAAGAGGATGAGACATAGGGTTAGCAATTTTCTTGGTGTGATTGAAATAGCCATATTGGGAGCCATGCAAGAAATCCAGATGACAGAGTGTCGTGTACTCCAACAGAGAAGTCCAGCACAGGAGATGGTAAGCCTTCATCTACCACTGGGTTCTCCACACAAAACCATTGTTAACAAAAGGTATGTCCAATGGCTGACCTTCAATAGCATCCTTCTCAGAGTGCAGCCCTGTGCCAAAATCCACCCAAAGATGCCATTGGATTAGAAGCCCCAGTGGGCCGGTCTTCCATGACATACAATATCAATTCTcattcatctgtctttctcttcaaGGTCAAGTCCAGGGAAGATGTTTTTTCACGCTGGACAGAGGTGaatctcctcctttctcctgtcttccctccctgCTGATGTGTTTGCAGGCTGCCTGTatccatttccttcttttcacAAGAGACACTCCCACTGCATGCTGGTTCAGTCTAGCTATTGGTGAAGGGGCCCTTACTGTGGGGTGCTTGTCAGAACCATATTTGTCTCCTAACAGGAAAGTGATGGCAAGCAGCAAGGAAATGGATATCACTGTGGATGAAATTCTGGGATGTTGCTCCAGTTTGCAAGGTGGGTATTGCTTGGTTGTCCTGATACTGGTGTACAGTGGACACATGACTTATTCCACGGTCTTGGAACTACTTTTTGGTTAGATACCACATCATGGGTCAGAGGGTCAGACCTACACAGAAACTTGTGACTATTGATTAGGGGCATTTTGCTAGGAACCTCTTTTGAAAGTTGCATTGGTGTTGTCATGGACACCCTCTTTGCAGAACCAGTGATGTAATGAAGAGTGGCCACTCAGAAGGGACTGAATGCCAGGGCTTATTGTGGGTATCATGGCTGAAGGCAGCACTGAGAGCACTGATTTTCATCCTGTTGTATTAGAGAGGGATCTGTGATGTGGTTTATCCTTGACACTGATCCATAGAAAGATAAGCATGAGGTTGCCAGACTCAACCGTTTTTAAACTCCAGGGACATGGTCATTAAGGTCATGATGCAGAGGAACAAAGGTAAGGGACACACAACAGAGTCATGGATTCAGAGTGATCATGATATAAATTGTGTCAAGTAGCTCATCTTTTCCTCTGTCCCTAGCTGTTATGGAAGAACAGTTTGTGTATAACGGGTGAACATCATCTTACCCCTGTATGGAAGAACAATCACTGCAACTGGCAAGATGCTTAGTCTGTACTGGGTTGAAGAACCACGAGAACGAGAGTGCA
This window harbors:
- the LOC130886539 gene encoding sperm motility kinase X-like, which gives rise to MEIINNLSSKTGEEENMELDLNDSTYEEETLSDHYVILNNLGKGAFAEVKLACHLLTNMNVAVKILANDQESDDNNRRELNIMKELDHPYIIKLFHIIDSKDHTYMVLEFAAHGALVKHIEEGGPLQQKQAQHIFCQIVCAVHYCHDNDIAHRDIKLDNILLDGKGNIKLCDFGMAIRVSSGQMCKGFCGTIEYCAPELFNDTDYDAKAVDIWSMAVVLYVMLTASFPFKAKTYPEMEEKMLNPTYYIPYTLSQNVLLVHLIMRSFTVNPEQRPTIYDIRQHQWIRDREEFWKLPSSSETLCNKPNPSIVLAMWRLGYHPTDISDCLHEKKFNNIMATYLILNHESAQDHIKSATKPLQACVTVSSTDALKSLSPKRRMSEPALHTFALLAEHQGHDEKCSSKQGSRSLSMPATLCCLMKEDNPPHPVPTCAPEVTPLLSRSLAVRSMVCNEWSSRCPFSECISSAQFLSCEKPQEVSTPKNSSDIQSTPSVRETPEGMSTTETHVTQRSSLQTTSKKNIKCVLPEDVPGHILNRDLEDS